One part of the Diadema setosum chromosome 6, eeDiaSeto1, whole genome shotgun sequence genome encodes these proteins:
- the LOC140229977 gene encoding UDP-glucuronosyltransferase 2C1-like produces MAATALLAALLSTVATLVYGGNILISGEYGAGSHFMTGSLLGQVLAGRGHKVTMLISEAFAHRAEDPVYRDLNFVIFKHAGPIEEVRNRFNSMRHIMFDPIPTQMAKYVEIYEPGFLDDCKNILRDDDVIGQLKKQKFDVMILDTVWICTPLIAAKIGGIPLIGMSPVTGIVFPINLSAGNPLYPAIMPEMTSGATQRMTFYQRLHNAFLSGLFRAVYPSALKSYDALIAEHNLYPEGKTLFDVIRHDIMLWLVNTDFAFDFPIPITPNIIPTGGLTARPAQPLSEDLEKFMASSGDHGVVIFSLGSYFTFGDDMTSMKSDLFNIFADAFAELDQKVIWHMKEADKLNITLPPNVKALKWMPQNDLLGHNKTRVFMFHGGNNGLNELAYHGVPTVVIPLMGDQHDTGARVKARGLGVTIDKMTLATDVVLSSLREVLDNEKYAKNAKRVAAIFRDRPMPPRERAAFWVEHVIKHGGDHLSSSFKDLSFVESFMFDVFGFLILVLSIIVMFFYVSLRWLFRACKKCIGSKDKIKLS; encoded by the exons ATGGCCGCTACTGCTTTGTTAGCTGCTCTACTTAGCACGGTGGCCACGTTAGTCTATGGTGGTAACATCCTCATCTCGGGAGAATATGGTGCAGGAAGTCACTTCATGACGGGGTCCCTTCTAGGTCAAGTGCTCGCTGGCAGAGGTCACAAGGTCACCATGCTCATTTCCGAGGCCTTCGCTCACCGGGCAGAGGATCCAGTCTACCGGGATTTAAACTTCGTGATCTTCAAGCACGCTGGCCCCATTGAAGAGGTGCGGAACCGCTTCAACAGCATGAGGCACATCATGTTTGATCCAATACCAACTCAGATGGCAAAATACGTGGAGATATATGAGCCGGGATTCTTAGACGACTGCAAGAATATCTTGcgagatgatgacgtcatagggCAGTTGAAAAAGCAGAAATTTGATGTGATGATACTCGACACTGTTTGGATCTGCACGCCACTGATAGCAGCAAAAATCGGTGGCATTCCTCTGATCGGAATGTCACCGGTTACCGGGATCGTCTTCCCGATCAACCTCAGTGCGGGGAATCCCCTCTATCCGGCCATCATGCCGGAAATGACGTCAGGGGCAACACAGCGAATGACCTTCTACCAGCGACTTCACAATGCCTTCCTCAGCGGCCTGTTCAGAGCCGTCTATCCCTCCGCTTTGAAAAGTTACGACGCCCTGATAGCCGAGCACAATCTATATCCAGAGGGTAAGACATTGTTTGACGTCATCAGACACGACATAATGCTATGGCTGGTCAACACGGACTTCGCTTTTGATTTTCCTATTCCAATTACTCCAAACATCATTCCGACTGGAGGCCTGACAGCAAGACCCGCTCAACCCTTGTCTGAG GATTTGGAGAAGTTCATGGCTAGTTCTGGCGACCACGGAGTCGTCATTTTCAGCCTCGGCTCCTACTTCACTTTCGGTGACGACATGACATCGATGAAGTCGGACCTGTTTAACATCTTCGCCGACGCCTTCGCCGAGCTCGATCAGAAAGTCATATGGCATATGAAGGAGGCGGACAAGCTCAACATAACGCTGCCACCTAACGTAAAGGCTTTGAAGTGGATGCCCCAGAATGATCTATTGG GTCACAATAAGACGAGGGTCTTCATGTTTCACGGTGGTAACAACGGTCTGAACGAGCTCGCCTACCACGGTGTACCGACGGTGGTCATCCCACTCATGGGGGACCAACATGACACTGGTGCGCGGGTGAAGGCCCGGGGACTTGGGGTTACAATCGACAAGATGACGCTGGCTACGGATGTGGTTCTGTCCTCGCTCAGGGAAGTTTTAGATAACGAAAA GTATGCGAAGAATGCCAAACGTGTGGCCGCCATCTTTCGTGATCGACCGATGCCACCGCGGGAACGCGCTGCATTCTGGGTAGAACACGTGATTAAACATGGCGGTGATCACCTCAGCTCGTCTTTTAAAGATCTCAGTTTTGTTGAAAGTTTCATGTTCGATGTGTTTGGGTTCTTGATCCTTGTTCTATCCATTATTGTTATGTTTTTCTATGTATCTCTTCGTTGGCTATTTAGGGCGTGTAAGAAATGTATAGGCTCAAAGGATAAAATCAAACTTAGCTAG
- the LOC140230206 gene encoding LOW QUALITY PROTEIN: UDP-glucuronosyltransferase 2B4-like (The sequence of the model RefSeq protein was modified relative to this genomic sequence to represent the inferred CDS: substituted 1 base at 1 genomic stop codon) produces MAGAILGRTLVERGHNVTMLIGDAFSYRAKDPLYKDLNFVIFNHSGSNDEVIKRFKSIRHLVFDSWFTQLVKYQRIIEPGFHADCKHILEDDAVIRNLKKGEFDVMIMDKVWLCPLLIARKVGPTPVIGSSPVSLSFIVHLSSGNPIYPAFMPDTKLTSGLPQNMKFFQRLCNALVIGLYIRCVFPFAFQTYDALIAEHGLGPKGLTLLNLIRNDVILWLVNTDFAYDFPIHITPNIIPIGGFTARPPKPLPQELEDFMSSSGEHGVVIFSLGSYFTFGKDMMSLKLGIVXVFADAFAQLDQKVIWHMEDAGALNRTLPPNVKTLSWIPQNDLLGHNKTRVFMFHGGNNGLNELAYHGVPAIVIPLMADQPDTAERVKAREIGLSLDKMKLTTDSILSALREVLDNNRYAKNVERVSAISRDRPMPPRERAAFWVEHVMNHGGDHIRSSYKDLTLVESSLLDVFAFLTTCIFLILLIIYAIVRCLYRFIKRCAYSRDKTKRD; encoded by the exons ATGGCCGGCGCGATATTGGGGAGGACACTGGTCGAGCGAGGGCATAACGTCACAATGCTTATAGGAGACGCATTCAGCTACAGGGCTAAGGATCCACTCTACAAGGACCTGAACTTTGTGATCTTCAATCACTCTGGATCAAATGATGAGGTGATAAAACGATTCAAGTCGATCAGGCATCTCGTGTTTGATTCCTGGTTTACCCAGCTGGTAAAATATCAAAGAATCATAGAGCCTGGTTTCCATGCAGACTGCAAACACATCCTGGAAGACGACGCTGTCATCCGTAACTTAAAGAAGGGAGAGTTTGACGTGATGATAATGGACAAAGTATGGCTTTGCCCGCTCCTCATTGCGAGGAAAGTTGGTCCTACTCCAGTGATTGGATCATCACCGGTATCTCTGTCTTTCATCGTTCATCTAAGTTCCGGCAATCCGATCTACCCTGCTTTCATGCCGGATACAAAACTGACTTCCGGTCTACCTCAAAACATGAAGTTCTTCCAGCGACTTTGCAACGCTCTAGTCATCGGCCTCTACATCAGATGTGTGTTTCCTTTTGCATTTCAAACGTATGACGCCCTCATTGCCGAACATGGCTTAGGCCCCAAAGGACTGACCCTTCTTAACCTCATCAGGAATGACGTCATACTGTGGCTCGTGAACACTGATTTTGCCTACGATTTCCCAATACATATTACGCCAAACATAATTCCTATCGGTGGCTTTACAGCACGACCTCCGAAGCCATTACCTCAG GAACTGGAAGATTTCATGTCAAGCTCTGGAGAACACGGGGTTGTCATATTCTCGCTCGGTTCATACTTTACGTTCGGCAAAGATATGATGTCACTCAAGTTAGGCATTGTGTAAGTCTTTGCTGATGCATTTGCTCAGCTGGATCAGAAAGTGATATGGCATATGGAAGATGCGGGAGCGCTCAACAGAACGCTACCGCCTAATGTCAAGACTCTGTCGTGGATTCCACAAAATGATCTTTTgg GTCACAATAAGACGAGGGTCTTCATGTTTCACGGTGGTAACAACGGTCTCAACGAACTCGCCTACCATGGCGTGCCGGCAATCGTTATACCTCTAATGGCAGATCAGCCTGACACAGCAGAGCGGGTGAAGGCCCGGGAGATCGGATTATCTCTTGACAAAATGAAGCTGACTACTGACTCGATTCTTTCTGCTTTGAGAGAAGTCCTCGACAATAACAG GTATGCCAAGAATGTCGAGCGTGTGTCCGCCATTTCTCGTGATCGACCGATGCCACCCCGGGAACGCGCTGCATTCTGGGTAGAACACGTGATGAATCATGGCGGTGATCACATTCGCTCCTCTTACAAAGATCTCACTTTGGTCGAGAGTAGCCTGCTGGACGTCTTCGCGTTTTTGACCACctgcatttttctcattttactCATTATTTACGCAATTGTTCGCTGTCTATATAGATTTATAAAACGTTGCGCATATTCACGAGATAAAACCAAACGTGACTAA